The genomic window NNNNNNNNNNNNNNNNNNNNNNNNNNNNNNNNNNNNNNNNNNNNNNNNNNNNNNNNNNNNNNNNNNNNNNNNNNNNNNNNNNNNNNNNNNNNNNNNNNNNNNNNNNNNNNNNNNNNNNNNNNNNNNNNNNNNNNNNNNNNNNNNNNNNNNNNNNNNNNNNNNNNNNNNNNNNNNNNNNNNNNNNNNNNNNNNNNNNNNNNNNNNNNNNNNNNNNNNNNNNNNNNNNNNNNNNNNNNNNNNNNNNNNNNNNNNNNNNNNNNNNNNNNNNNNNNNNNNNNNNNNNNNNNNNNNNNNNNNNNNNNNNNNNNNNNNNNNNNNNNNNNNNNNNNNNNNNNNNNNNNNNNNNNNNNNNNNNNNNNNNNNNNNNNNNNNNNNNNNNNNNNNNNNNNNNNNNNNNNNNNNNNNNNNNNNNNNNNNNNNNNNNNNNNNNNNNNNNNNNNNNNNNNNNNNNNNNNNNNNNNNNNNNNNNNNNNNNNNNNNNNNNNNNNNNNNNNNNNNNNNNNNNNNNNNNNNNNNNNNNNNNNNNNNNNNNNNNNNNNNNNNNNNNNNNNNNNNNNNNNNNNNNNNNNNNNNNNNNNNNNNNNNNNNNNNNNNNNNNNNNNNNNNNNNNNNNNNNNNNNNNNNNNNNNNNNNNNNNNNNNNNNNNNNNNNNNNNNNNNNNNNNNNNNNNNNNNNNNNNNNNNNNNNNNNNNNNNNNNNNNNNNNNNNNNNNNNNNNNNNNNNNNNNNNNNNNNNNNNNNNNNNNNNNNNNNNNNNNNNNNNNNNNNNNNNNNNNNNNNNNNNNNNNNNNNNNNNNNNNNNNNNNNNNNNNNNNNNNNNNNNNNNNNNNNNNNNNNNNNNNNNNNNNNNNNNNNNNNNNNNNNNNNNNNNNNNNNNNNNNNNNNNNNNNNNNNNNNNNNNNNNNNNNNNNNNNNNNNNNNNNNNNNNNNNNNNNNNNNNNNNNNNNNNNNNNNNNNNNNNNNNNNNNNNNNNNNNNNNNNNNNNNNNNNNNNNNNNNNNNNNNNNNNNNNNNNNNNNNNNNNNNNNNNNNNNNNNNNNNNNNNNNNNNNNNNNNNNNNNNNNNNNNNNNNNNNNNNNNNNNNNNNNNNNNNNNNNNNNNNNNNNNNNNNNNNNNNNNNNNNNNNNNNNNNNNNNNNNNNNNNNNNNNNNNNNNNNNNNNNNNNNNNNNNNNNNNNNNNNNNNNNNNNNNNNNNNNNNNNNNNNNNNNNNNNNNNNNNNNNNNNNNNNNNNNNNNNNNNNNNNNNNNNNNNNNNNNNNNNNNNNNNNNNNNNNNNNNNNNNNNNNNNNNNNNNNNNNNNNNNNNNNNNNNNNNNNNNNNNNNNNNNNNNNNNNNNNNNNNNNNNNNNNNNNNNNNNNNNNNNNNNNNNNNNNNNNNNNNNNNNNNNNNNNNNNNNNNNNNNNNNNNNNNNNNNNNNNNNNNNNNNNNNNNNNNNNNNNNNNNNNNNNNNNNNNNNNNNNNNNNNNNNNNNNNNNNNNNNNNNNNNNNNNNNNNNNNNNNNNNNNNNNNNNNNNNNNNNNNNNNNNNNNNNNNNNNNNNNNNNNNNNNNNNNNNNNNNNNNNNNNNNNNNNNNNNNNNNNNNNNNNNNNNNNNNNNNNNNNNNNNNNNNNNNNNNNNNNNNNNNNNNNNNNNNNNNNNNNNNNNNNNNNNNNNNNNNNNNNNNNNNNNNNNNNtagtccaagtttgtcgtttattgaaggttcagaaattacagcggctgtgatgcgccaagacaaaggtaaaacaacctgaagaggtgatcaactctaaaccactcgcacctttttattctccgtctctctctcatttaagcacacccgttgccatggcaacctcctgcgctccacaagccgaccagggattatgttaaaaatgttcagtccattatgatattaggtttgcaggcttgatatttattttgcSatcattaataagcctctcatgaacacagaggtggttgattagttaattttaaactcctgctctgctcgttattttggtaatggaaccgaaaagCGCAYAATTGTGCAACACcttattgaaacaataattactgagattattgttgttgttgggtcattaatttgaacacgttttgttgatttttttgttgttgttctttaataaagttacgaatgTTTTGATAAGGACTCataggaggacgtgctgctctcatcGTCCTGGcgccgttcagtttgtcacctcatgctgagatcgactcaaaaccctCAGCGATTGACATGTTGgagccctgctctagcaaagcacgaacagttcagaaacaaaatgaaatgggaaaaaagttatttaataactgattaagtcatgtttagattgttcttgaaaaatgaatcagtcacggctaattagtgggtgaactcactgctgcacagtgaacccattgattttttacatcagacagccactcccctctcttgcaggtactgcgtacccccactaattcttttaggggtacgcagtataccctgccgtacccccttactttcacccctgtttATGACTGTAGAGATTTACATATTAAAGTGGGTCTGCATGTAATTCTAAGAAAGCTATGGGAAGAacacaatgttatttttaaaattagaaagtCAGAGTTCACCGTTTCAAATGGCTGCTGGatgtaaaatataaactgaaaaGTTCTGTGTGGAAACGCACCATGATTCAGTTCCTCTGTTTATGCAAATCTGTTTGCAAACAGAGATGAGGGAAACTTTGATCTCATATCTGCTGCGAGATGAGATCAGAGATAAGACTGCCACCGCAATATATTTAGATTGCAGCTTTCACACTTATGTCCGTGCAGCGAAGTCACAGCTCGTTGTTCAAAGGGACTTTCAGCCCTGCAGCCAAGCTACAGTTAAATCAATCAATACctaagatagatagatagatagatagatagatagatagaNNNNNNNNNNNNNNNNNNNNNNNNNNNNNNNNNNNNNNNNNNNNNNNNNNNNNNNNNNNNNNNNNNNNNNNNNNNNNNNNNNNNNNNNNNNNNNNNNNNNNNNNNNNNNNNNNNNNNNNNNNNNNNNNNNNNNNNNNNNNNNNNNNNNNNNNNNNNNNNNNNNNNNNNNNNNNNNNNNNNNNNNNNNNNNNNNNNNNNNNNNNNNNNNNNNNNNNNNNNNNNNNNNNNNNNNNNNNNNNNNNNNNNNNNNNNNNNNNNNNNNNNNNNNNNNNNNNNNNNNNNNNNNNNNNNNNNNNNNNNNNNNNNNNNNNNNNNNNNNNNNNNNNNNNNNNNNNNNNNNNNNNNNNNNNNNNNNNNNNNNNNNNNNNNNNNNNNNNNNNNNNNNNNNNNNNNNNNNNNNNNNNNNNNNNNNNNNNNNNNNNNNNNNNNNNNNNNNNNNNNNNNNNNNNNNNNNNNNNNNNNNNNNNNNNNNNNNNNNNNNNNNNNNNNNNNNNNNNNNNNNNNNNNNNNNNNNNNNNNNNNNNNNNNNNNNNNNNNNNNNNNNNNNNNNNNNNNNNNNNNNNNNNNNNNNNNNNNNNNNNNNNNNNNNNNNNNNNNNNNNNNNNNNNNNNNNNNNNNNNNNNNNNNNNNNNNNNNNNNNNNNNNNNNNNNNNNNNNNNNNNNNNNNNNNNNNNNNNNNNNNNNNNNNNNNNNNNNNNNNNNNNNNNNNNNNNNNNNNNNNNNNNNNNNNNNNNNNNNNNNNNNNNNNNNNNNNNNNNNNNNNNNNNNNNNNNNNNNNNNNNNNNNNNNNNNNNNNNNNNNNNNNNNNNNNNNNNNNNNNNNNNNNNNNNNNNNNNNNNNNNNNNNNNNNNNNNNNNNNNNNNNNNNNNNNNNNNNNNNNNNNNNNNNNNNNNNNNNNNNNNNNNNNNNNNNNNNNNNNNNNNNNNNNNNNNNNNNNNNNNNNNNNNNNNNNNNNNNNNNNNNNNNNNNNNNNNNTGAAGTCACTGACCACTGGGTTGCAGAGATAAAGATCTTCCAGAAGGACTTTACTCAgcatttgtctttgtgttttcatggaAATTTAATCTGTAAAGCTGAAGTATATCACACCTTCAGTGGTTTGAAACTTAAGTTTTTATACAGAGTAGAATCATGTCTAGATTAGGTTAGGTGGAAAATAGGTGGAAATATGAGAGAAAAATAGTAATCAAATGAAGAGTATCTTTGTTTTCATCCGAGTCTTTATCccaaaataagttatttaatattattttggaTCTAGTATACATAGGGGGTGCCCACGTCCATTCATCAAGAGCTACATCCCGCAGTTTTAGATGCCTCCCTtttccagcacacctgaatcaaatgagtTTCTCATCAGGCCTCTGTAGAGCTGAGCGACTGCTGGTGAAGCAATATAGTTTATTTTAGTACAGTGCAATAGCTTGGACCTCTTATTTTCAATTTCATTGCAGTAATACTGTTCCTTTTTCGTGTACATAAcagtaaaacattgatttgaATTGCTTGTTTAATTATTATGCAATGAAATACAGGTCTCCGACCTTGTTTGATGGCAAAACGTCGAGCTGCGCWGATTGTCAGTATATTACGGTAGGAGGAAGAGTCAATTTCTACGCTCCGCTGACGTCAGAGGACCCGCTGAAATTCAAAGTTGGAGAAGGACGCTACAACACCTGACGACAAGGAGGCTGTTTTCTCAACTTAATGCAACCTAGGTTTGACCTGAATCGAATTTAAGCTTTTTAGGCATATTCTCAGGTAACACACTAACAACTAAGTTGGCTCTTATGTTGAGAAATTCAAGCTTTTTTTCGCTTATAGTGTCAACTCGAAGCTAAGCTAACGTTATGATGGCCGACAGTAAATAAGATAGCTCGgtttaaaaacacatctgttAATGTTGWAAGTCCAACTCTTTATATTATATTTYGTCAACCTAAAGTTAGTTAAAACAGTTGCCACTTAGTTTTGTTTAGGTTTCTTGTGTTGGCTTGAAAACTGTGGGTCACCTAGCGGAGCAGCTAGCAGCAGAACTAGCTacctgttttcctgttttacctGCGTTTCATTTGAAACCTGCAGCGAGTCTGAGCGCTTTGAACAGGGCGTTGTCACGTCTCCTTCCACAAAAGTCTTCTGTGTTTACTGCATGTAGTTATGtctcataaaaaatatattttaagtctaATTTGAACCGTTGAGGGTTTGTTTWTATTGAACATCAACAGATATGTTGTATATAAACAGCGGAGTACCACATGGTCTCAGTTATTCAAGCTAAGCTAACCTCTGATTACCTCAAAAAGCTGTTAGTGTGGTAAGATTGATGCAATTGCTTTTTTTGATCTGTGTTCATGTGTCAACATCTGATTGTATGTTATGATTTTGCATTGTTTAGCAACTGGAAAAGTACTGAATGAAACTTTTTGAGCGAAGTTGTTTAATGTGTGTTTAAGAGTTGTATTTGTTATAGTTGATTCTGCTTTCATATTTGATTTGGAGAGAAGAAAACCTCCGACATGCTTGTTTTGTGTCCGTTTTTAGTTCATCATGGAAGCTGGGCAGGAAAATCTCAGCAATCTCACCCTAAAGAGGCCTCTGTCAGACACTGAAGACAACAATGTCCCTGcagcaggtgtgtttttgacacCATTTACTACAACATTAAGAACCAAATCTTTATATTTGCACTGTGCCAATCTTTAGCAagcatttgttttgctgtttcagaTGTAAAAGATRGACTGAAGCGGCGGCGTCTGGAAGCGGCTGGACAGGAGAACCGGAGTCCTGCGCCGTCCTCATCTGGACGACTAGCAGAGTTCCAGGCAAAACCGGACACACCAGTGATCCCGTCGGTCCGTTCACGAGTCCAGCTGCTCACCCAGAGAAAAGACGGTAACTTCATCTCATACTACTGGCATTGGCACGCTTATGTTGGGTCTACCCACATNNNNNNNNNNNNNNNNNNNNNNNNNNNNNNNNNNNNNNNNNNNNNNNNNNNNNNNNNNNNNNNNNNNNNNNNNNNNNNNNNNNNNNNNNNNNNNNNNNNNNNNNNNNNNNNNNNNNNNNNNNNNNNNNNNNNNNNNNNNNNNNNNNNNNNNNNNNNNNNNNNNNNNNNNNNNNNNNNNNNNNNNNNNNNNNNNNNNNNNNNNNNNNNNNNNNNNNNNNNNNNNNNNNNNNNNNNNNNNNNNNNNNNNNNNNNNNNNNNNNNNNNNNNNNNNNNNNNNNNNNNNNNNNNNNNNNNNNNNNNNNNNNNNNNNNNNNNNNNNNNNNNNNNNNNNNNNNNNNNNNNNNNNNNNNNNNNNNNNNNNNNNNNNNNNNNNNNNNNNNNNNNNNNNNNNNNNNNNNNNNNNNNNNNNNNNNNNNNNNNNNNNNNNNNNNNNNNNNNNNNNNNNNNNNNNNNNNNNNNNNNNNNNNNNNNNNNNNNNNNNNNNNNNNNNNNNNNNNNNNNNNNNNNNNNNNNNNNNNNNNNNNNNNNNNNNNNNNNNNNNNNNNNNNNNNNNNNNNNNNNNNNNNNNNNNNNNNNNNNNNNNNNNNNNNNNNNNNNNNNNNNNNNNNNNNNNNNNNNNNNNNNNNNNNNNNNNNNNNNNNNNNNNNNNNNNNNNNNNNNNNNNNNNNNNNNNNNNNNNNNNNNNNNNNNNNNNNNNNNNNNNNNNNNNNNNNNNNNNNNNNNNNNNNNNNNNNNNNNNNNNNNNNNNNNNNNNNNNNNNNNNNNNNNNNNNNNNNNNNNNNNNNNNNNNNNNNNNNNNNNNNNNNNNNNNNNNNNNNNNNNNNNNNNNNNNNNNNNNNNNNNNNNNNNNNNNNNNNNNNNNNNNNNNNNNNNNNNNNNNNNNNNNNNNNNNNNNNNNNNNNNNNNNNNNNNNNNNNNNNNNNNNNNNNNNNNNNNNNNNNNNNNNNNNNNNNNNNNNNNNNNNNNNNNNNNNNNNNNNNNNNNNNNNNNNNNNNNNNNNNNNNNNNNNNNNNNNNNNNNNNNNNNNNNNNNNNNNNNNNNNNNNNNNNNNNNNNNNNNNNNNNNNNNNNNNNNNNNNNNNNNNNNNNNNNNNNNNNNNNNNNNNNNNNNNNNNNNNNNNNNNNNNNNNNNNNNNNNNNNNNNNNNNNNNNNNNNNNNNNNNNNNNNNNNNNNNNNNNNNNNNNNNNNNNNNNNNNNNNNNAACCAGTTTGGAAGCTTTACTCCTTTAATTGATCCATTTTAACAAACTTCCAGTTGAGTTTTTCACCAAAAGCCTTTTCTGATTCTAACAAATCACCATTAACACACTTTAWAGCACTTTCCTCTStacatttttttacagtttWTTTTTAGAAATGTGCTTGCTGCGTTTGTGATTGACTCTTTAACATTTGCTTTCTGTATTACTTTATTAAACcatttactttattaaacaattaaaaggGAGAGCCTCCTGCTGGCTGCTCTTTCCCCTCYTCACGGGTTCCTGTGTCTMAAAGGACATTTTGTTGGCCTCCCATTCAGCCGTGGGATGTGAGTCGGTGATTTAAATGSAACTTCACTGACTGGCcactttttgcacttttgacACGTGGGTAAATGTGGAGTGGTACACATCAAGTTGGATTTAAAAGGTCACCTCTTGGGTGATGTGGTGGTGAATGGgtttaagcacaacccacatatttGAGGCCTTAGTCGCAGGTTCGCTTCCTGGCCTGGCCAGGTTCGCttcctttgccgcatgtcttcccccttctctcattaccccctttcctgtcaattcactatcaaataaaggccaataaaaccttaaagtcACCTCTTCAGATTCTCCTCAGGATTTTACATTCTTTCATCTTTGACACAAACCTTTGAGACAGTCGTGTGGGTTGGGGAACATCATTTCTTTCTTACACAAATATATATTCAGCTTAAATTAGACTTAAATTCTTGACTTATTTGTTTATCTGAATACCACAACAACCCTTCCTCTTGTATCCTGATGTCAACACTCTTTATTTATTTWTTTTTCTTCAAAAGGTTCCTGGAGACGTTGAGATGAAAGATGGAAGTGTTACTGAAATGTTGACATCTGTGGCTACGACACCTTCTGAAAATATGACGGGTAAGAGGTTTGACTGAACTTGTTTGTCTTGAAGAAATCCTAGAATTGAATTCAAGGATCTGAATGAGGATAAATGAACGTTAGTTTGAGTctcaggttaaataaaaaacgtgATAAATTTCTCTGCTCTAAgactacaaaagaaaaagtgtacATTGTGACGGTATTGCTGTGATYGTACAGAAGGCGACTAACTCCGTTTTCATTTGGAGTTTCTTCATCACGATGTCCCCACCGCTCTCCCTGGGTTTCTGATCATGTTGCTCACTAAAGACGATGATTTGTGGACAGAGTGAAAGTTTTTGAGTTGCCATATGTTTTTAAGGGAATGGCATCTGAAAATGTCTACCctcccagtaaaaaaaaaaaaaaaaaaaatcttaaatctgTTAAAGGTTAATGTGAACTGTAACAATGTATGAACATTGTTTTTGAGAGACCAGGTTTTTCCCCCTTTAAcaaattttactaaaatattatgctgatttctgacatttctttgcatttgttttgtcaaattCGCAAATTTGACTTTTCGCGACTCCAAATATAGTAGATTGTTTGCTAGAATAAAGGAAAAACGTCTGAAGTGACGTAATTAGACTCGGAGCTTCTCCCTCAACAGGTGAAGGAGCGTTCGCTGCATCTAAAGAGCTCAAACTCCGCAGCGAGGAGCAGAAGGAGAGCGTTCCTCATGGTGAGGAAGCAGGAAATGAGAACGAGCTCAAGMMTGCAAMTGTGAATGCAGAAGAGCAGCCAGGKTCCCAACACCCAGAGAGCCAGACTGTRttaaagttttctttcagtGATGAGCACAGCCTGTCTGACCTGCACACAGCTGATAAGCACAGCTTCTTACAGTCAACTCTCCTAGATGAGTCAAACACGAAGGAAACGAGCGAAGTTTCCAGAGTAACTGAGGTGGAAAGGTCTGAGGTGTTTCCTTTTGACGAAGACGAGACGATGGAAGGTTCTACATGTGGTGAAGAGATTGAAACTTCGACCGATGAGGAACTAAGGGAGTGGAGATATCCTGAAGGAAATGTGTCGGCTGACGAGGAAAGAGTGTTTAGtgaggaaaaggaagaagaaatggaGGCAGCAAGAGAGGGAAAGGAGAAAGAAAGTGGCTTGAAAAATAAACCTGCTGAAGTTAGAAGTACTCCAGATCTAGATGTCTCAGAAAAGACAGCTGGCTTTAGTGAACAACAGGAAGACGAGAAGCTTAGAGCAGAAGAGAAGAGGAGTTATGGAGAAAACRGAGTAGATGACTCCTTGATAAGGAAATCAgctttaaaagtcaaaacattgaGAGGGAAACCATCAGAAACCAACTTTGAAAACGAAGCTCAACTTGGTGGGAGGGATGAATGTCAGGGTTCATCTGAGATCCAGATATCAGACTCCCATCAGGGGGAGAGGGCGGTTTCAGGTGGGCTGAAAGCAGAACGCTCAAAAAAAGTCACCTTTATCCTGGNNNNNNNNNNNNNNNNNNNNNNNNNNNNNNNNNNNNNNNNNNNNNNNNNNNNNNNNNNNNNNNNNNNNNNNNNNNNNNNNNNNNNNNNNNNNNNNNNNNNNNNNNNNNNNNNNNNNNNNNNNNNNNNNNNNNNNNNNNNNNNNNNNNNNNNNNNNNNNNNNNNNNNNNNNNNNNNNNNNNNNNNNNNNNNNNNNNNNNNNNNNNNNNNNNNNNNNNNNNNNNNNNNNNNNNNNNNNNNNNNNNNNNNNNNNNNNNNNNNNNNNNNNNNNNNNNNNNNNNNNNNNNNNNNNNNNNNNNNNNNNNNNNNNNNNNNNNNNNNNNNNNNNNNNNNNNNNNNNNNNNNNNNNNNNNNNNNNNNNNNNNNNNNNNNNNNNNNNNNNNNNNNNNNNNNNNNNNNNNNNNNNNNNNNNNNNNNNNNNNNNNNNNNNNNNNNNNNNNNNNNNNNNNNNNNNNNNNNNNNNNNNNNNNNNNNNNNNNNNNNNNNNNNNNNNNNNNNNNNNNNNNNNNNNNNNNNNNNNNNNNNNNNNNNNNNNNNNNNNNNNNNNNNNNNNNNNNNNNNNNNNNNNNNNNNNNNNNNNNNNNNNNNNNNNNNNNNNNNNNNNNNNNNNNNNNNNNNNNNNNNNNNNNNNNNNNNNNNNNNNNNNNNNNNNNNNNNNNNNNNNNNNNNNNNNNNNNNNNNNNNNNNNNNNNNNNNNNNNNNNNNNNNNNNNNNNNNNNNNNNNNNNNNNNNNNNNNNNNNNNNNNNNNNNNNNNNNNNNNNNNNNNNNNNNNNNNNNNNNNNNNNNNNNNNNNNNNNNNNNNNNNNNNNNNNNNNNNNNNNNNNNNNNNNNNNNNNNNNNNNNNNNNNNNNNNNNNNNNNNNNNNNNNNNNNNNNNNNNNNNNNNNNNNNNNNNNNNNNNNNNNNNNNNNNNNNNNNNNNNNNNNNNNNNNNNNNNNNNNNNNNNNNNNNNNNNNNNNNNNNNNNNNNNNNNNNNNNNNNNNNNNNNNNNNNNNNNNNNNNNNNNNNNNNNNNNNNNNNNNNNNNNNNNNNNNNNNNNNNNNNNNNNNNNNNNNNNNNNNNNNNNNNNNNNNNNNNNNNNNNNNNNNNNNNNNNNNNNNNNNNNNNNNNNNNNNNNNNNNNNNNNNNNNNNNNNNNNNNNNNNNNNNNNNNNNNNNNNNNNNNNNNNNNNNNNNNNNNNNNNNNNNNNNNNNNNNNNNNNNNNNNNNNNNNNNNNNNNNNNNNNNNNNNNNNNNNNNNNNNNNNNNNNNNNNNNNNNNNNNNNNNNNNNNNNNNNNNNNNNNNNNNNNNNNNNNNNNNNNNNNNNNNNNNNNNNNNNNNNNNNNNNNNNNNNNNNNNNNNNNNNNNNNNNNNNNNNNNNNNNNNNNNNNNNNNNNNNNNNNNNNNNNNNNNNNNNNNNNNNNNNNNNNNNNNNNNNNNNNNNNNNNNNNNNNNNNNNNNNNNNNNNNNNNNNNNNNNNNNNNNNNNNNNNNNNNNNNNNNNNNNNNNNNNNNNNNNNNNNNNNNNNNNNNNNNNNNNNNNNNNNNNNNNNNNNNNNNNNNNNNNNNNNNNNNNNNNNNNNNNNNNNNNNNNNNNNNNNNNNNNNNNNNNNNNNNNNNNNNNNNNNNNNNNNNNNNNNNNNNNNNNNNNNNNNNNNNNNNNNNNNNNNNNNNNNNNNNNNNNNNNNNNNNNNNNNNNNNNNNNNNNNNNNNNNNNNNNNNNNNNNNNNNNNNNNNNNNNNNNNNNNNNNNNNNNNNNNNNNNNNNNNNNNNNNNNNNNNNNNNNNNNNNNNNNNNNNNNNNNNNNNNNNNNNNNNNNNNNNNNNNNNNNNNNNNNNNNNNNNNNNNNNNNNNNNNNNNNNNNNNNNNNNNNNNNNNNNNNNNNNNNNNNNNNNNNNNNNNNNNNNNNNNNNNNNNNNNNNNNNNNNNNNNNNNNNNNNNNNNNNNNNNNNNNNNNNNNNNNNNNNNNNNNNNNNNNNNNNNNNNNNNNNNNNNNNNNNNNNNNNNNNNNNNNNNNNNNNNNNNNNNNNNNNNNNNNNNNNNNNNNNNNNNNNNNNNNNNNNNNNNNNNNNNNNNNNNNNNNNNNNNNNNNNNNNNNNNNNNNNNNNNNNNNNNNNNNNNNNNNNNNNNNNNNNNNNNNNNNNNNNNNNNNNNNNNNNNNNNNNNNNNNNNNNNNNNNNNNNNNNNNNNNNNNNNNNNNNNNNNNNNNNNNNNNNNNNNNNNNNNNNNNNNNNNNNNNNNNNNNNNNNNNNNNNNNNNNNNNNNNNNNNNNNNNNNNNNNNNNNNNNNNNNNNNNNNNNNNNNNNNNNNNNNNNNNNNNNNNNNNNNNNNNNNAATGAGTCTGCCAACACCAAGGAGAAGATAACTGTgagaagcatgttttttttttttccctttacatttcctgatatttgttttaaaaaatagtgtTATAAAATTTGTTTCAATTTGTCCCTTCTTTGTCAAAGATTTAAGTTTCTTAAAATATTCTTATGAGCTTCACATTTGGGCACTttaacaaagttatttttaaatgttcttagATTTGACtctgttaaatgttttactttccaATAAAACTGCGTGTGGTCGCTCAGGCTCTGAATGAAGAAGCTGGGAAGCTGCAGCTGGTGATCAACCAGACGCTGCAGGCGCTGAGCTGCTGCACCGAYGTGGAGCACGGACGAGGCTCTCTGGAGGAGGCCGAAGCCGAGAAACTTCTGCTGGTGTCCTGTAAGAAAACCACAGTGTTTTAAACGCCACTCTGGTTGTTGAATGATTGAGTCATGTTGATAGTGAATGTTTCTCTACTCAGAATAACTAGCAAGGTGGTgaatcttttgttgtttttctttttccccaataacatttaaatccaTAGCTATAATTTACTACTTGGTAAattttgtgcagcacatttcccAGATATCATCACTTTGCTTTACAGGATTAGGTCAAGCTGTGTTGCAGCAGATAGGCTGGGGTAATTTGTGAGGTTGTTTYattttttttaagtccattCTCTCCACTTTTTGCTCTTTAGGTGAGAAACGGTCTGCTCTGCTGGCAGAGGTGTCCAGACTGCGGGAGGAGAGGAGCCTGCAAGCTGAAGAAGCTCCAAAGGAGGACGGGGACTACGTTTCCCAGCATGCCTGCAGAGGAACCGTCAACATCACCAGCATCCAGCTGCCTCTGAAGGTCGAGTTTGTCTGCTCATCGAACACCCGTCCAGGTAGAACCACAGAGTAGCAAAGCTGTAATTTTCTCAAAGATTTAAGGCACAAATGTTGCTTCAGATGATGCCTAACGGACTGACTGGTTTGTTGAACTGGTCTAGGTCGACCGAGCCACTACTTCTTCGTCCTGATCCGCTACGG from Poecilia reticulata strain Guanapo linkage group LG6, Guppy_female_1.0+MT, whole genome shotgun sequence includes these protein-coding regions:
- the anln2 gene encoding anillin, actin binding protein 2 is translated as MEAGQENLSNLTLKRPLSDTEDNNVPAADVKDXLKRRRLEAAGQENRSPAPSSSGRLAEFQAKPDTPVIPSVRSRVQLLTQRKDGNFISYYWHWHAYGEPPAGCSFPSSRVPVSXRTFCWPPIQPWDVPGDVEMKDGSVTEMLTSVATTPSENMTGEGAFAASKELKLRSEEQKESVPHGEEAGNENELKXAXVNAEEQPGSQHPESQTVLKFSFSDEHSLSDLHTADKHSFLQSTLLDESNTKETSEVSRVTEVERSEVFPFDEDETMEGSTCGEEIETSTDEELREWRYPEGNVSADEERVFSEEKEEEMEAAREGKEKESGLKNKPAEVRSTPDLDVSEKTAGFSEQQEDEKLRAEEKRSYGENXVDDSLIRKSALKVKTLRGKPSETNFENEAQLGGRDECQGSSEIQISDSHQGERAVSGGLKAERSKKVTFSANTKEKITALNEEAGKLQLVINQTLQALSCCTDVEHGRGSLEEAEAEKLLLVSCEKRSALLAEVSRLREERSLQAEEAPKEDGDYVSQHACRGTVNITSIQLPLKVEFVCSSNTRPGRPSHYFFVLIRYGPCNVIATSLATAADAQNGDAISFPTAVTLKDIRSSFEIDVEVYSLCPSSGSSSTTDRTSTKSRVTPRKFLNTLTQKTSNIFTSPAALNTRRSSNFSLVGSHKITLASLGCSKFPLDKMKFDGKIRKLLGDEFQEKVSLSFFFFLFFLQTMFELISGFGVWNRRYFVLEECNLSYWSSPNDRETKEAEGSISLSRSPSQCVRPVKRDSCARPFTFELVNASQQEDQNQEALSKCWFSADTKQERLDWMEKLNQALLDFHTWNRPPAENQASNTSSMSNTSHSGTLTESIL